From a region of the Alnus glutinosa chromosome 1, dhAlnGlut1.1, whole genome shotgun sequence genome:
- the LOC133858329 gene encoding uncharacterized protein LOC133858329 produces MSIICGLPLLECVYCLACARWAWKRCLHTAGHDSETWGLASAEEFEPTPRLCRYILAVYEDDLRCPLWEPPGGYGINPDWLILKKTYEDTQGQAPPYILYLDHDHQDIVLAIRGLNLAKESDFAVLLDNKLGKRKFDGGYVHNGLLKAAVWVLDAESEVLKGLVEKYPNYTLTFTGHSLGSGVAALLTMVVVQNQDKLGNIERKRVRCYAIAPARCMSLNLAVRYADVINSIVLQDDFLPRTATPLEDIFKSLFCLPCLLCLRCMRDTCIPEEKMLKDPRRLYAPGRLYHIVERKPFRMGRYPPVVRTAVPVDGRFEHIVLSCNATSDHAIIWIEREAQRALDLMLEKDHIMEIPAKQRMERQETLVREHTQEYKAALQRAVTLAVPHAYSPSQYGTFDEQEEGEHSDISGGESSLGPSYKSKKKEGWDEIIERLFEKDESGHIALKK; encoded by the exons ATGTCAATCATATGTGGCCTCCCTCTCCTTGAGTGTGTTTATTGTCTGGCATGTGCCCGCTGGGCTTGGAAACGATGTCTCCACACTGCAGGACATGATAGTGAGACTTGGGGCCTTGCCAGTGCTGAAGAATTTGAGCCTACCCCTCGCCTTTGTCGCTACATTCTAGCTGTATATGAAGATGATCTAAGGTGTCCCCTTTGGGAACCTCCTGGTGGATATGGAATTAACCCAGATTGGTTAATTCTGAAAAAAACTTATGAAGATACCCAAGGACAGGCCCCTCcctatatattatatcttgATCATGATCATCAAGATATAGTTCTTGCCATTAGGGGTTTAAATTTGGCAAAGGAGAGTGACTTTGCGGTTCTATTGGATAATAAGCTGGGAAAGAGGAAGTTTGATGGTGGCTATGTTCACAATGGGCTATTGAAGGCTGCCGTATGGGTTTTGGATGCAGAGTCTGAGGTTTTGAAGGGATTGGTGGAAAAATATCCAAATTATACTTTAACTTTCACTGGGCATTCCCTTGGATCAGGTGTGGCGGCTTTGTTGACAATGGTGGTGGTGCAGAATCAGGATAAATTGGGAAACATCGAAAGGAAGAGAGTCAGGTGCTATGCTATTGCACCTGCCAGGTGTATGTCACTGAATTTGGCAGTCAGATATGCAGATGTCATCAATTCTATTGTGCTACAG GATGACTTCTTACCACGGACAGCCACACCCTTGGAAGACATTTTCAAGTCACTTTTCTG TTTGCCATGCCTATTGTGCCTAAGATGCATGAGGGATACCTGTATTCCTGAGGAGAAAATGCTCAAAGATCCAAGGAGGCTGTATGCACCTGGTCGCCTTTACCACATTGTTGAGAGAAAGCCTTTCAG GATGGGAAGATACCCCCCAGTTGTGAGGACAGCAGTACCAGTAGATGGGAGGTTCGAGCACATAGTTCTTTCTTGTAATGCCACTTCCGACCATGCCATCATTTggatagagagagaagctcaAAGAGCACTGGAT TTAATGCTAGAGAAAGATCATATCATGGAAATTCCAGCAAAGCAAAGAATGGAGCGGCAGGAGACTTTAGTTAGGGAACACACTCAAGAGTACAAGGCTGCACTACAGAGGGCTGTTACACTGGCTGTGCCACATGCTTATTCTCCTTCACAGTATGGAACTTTTGATGAGCAGGAGGAAGGGGAGCACTCAGACATATCaggtggtgaatcttctttaggTCCATCTTACAAAAGTAAGAAGAAAGAAGGCTGGGATGAAATCATAGAGCGTCTCTTTGAAAAGGATGAGTCAGGTCACATTGCGCTCAAGAAGTAA